The DNA window atttactgttcctctttggatatcatcttttttgaacgacaacgcaagaaatataaccaccaaaggctgttagacatggagatcattgcactacaatcggagctcgcaaaattcatcttagccgaggtattgaaaaaagatggagtatttttcattACACAATCCGTAAAGtataaggaccagtatggcccagagcggctcgccagattattgtaagaagtccgagaagtattgcacaatctgtgaagtccgagaacatttcttttttattttgagggatcgagatctggataagaacatttgaactataaccgtagcatttataatgtttaatattgatagacctgtcgtctacgtagcatatataaagcgaaacccgattccacgaaaaatataaaataaaatcaattataaaacaataaaatgcgaacgggccatcactgccggttagcaacgaaccggcagtgttgtcgtaaccatcactgccggttatcaacaaaccgacagtgttgtcttgctcaacactgccggcttgagccatgaacctacagtgttggcttgctcaacactaccagcttgagccatgaaccgacagtgtaggcttgctcaacactgttggcttgagccaagaaccgacactcttgaagcaaccatcactgtcgattgggactacaaaccgacagtgttgttcaactagacactgtcgggtggagccaggaaccgacacggTTTCCAGTAGATCAGTGTCgatttttaagaaccgacagtgatatcaaccccccatcactgccggtatgccactgtcggttcaaaatccggcagtgaagggggtttttgaaccgacagtgatgtccagatctgggtaGTGCGCCTTGTGCCCTCAGGTTGATCTTCCTGCCAATCGCGTAGCCCCTCCATGTGCACCTTGGCGAACATGTTCGCCGGCGGCGGCCGTAGTGTCACCACCACCGTGCTGTCCGTCGGTGGCGGCGCCGGTTGCAGTCTTGGTTACGTGCATGGCGGCGACGATGTTGCGCCGGGAGGTGTGCACTGGCGGCCAGCCGACGGAGGACGGCGATGAGATCACACGGTTATCACTGTTTGACATGACAGGGGCAAAGATAATTTGGCGAAGCACATGTATGTATGTCAAATATagagcaatatatatatatatatatatatatatatatatagacaagtGGAGATCAAATAGGAGCAGATTTGAGTAAAAATTTGATGCGACAACGGCAACCACAGTAAATTTCTGTGACAAACAACTAGGTGAGCAGAGCATATATACTGAGATAGTAAGTTGCCAATCGTTGGAAGGAAATTTTAGTAGTTCATCAAAGATTATTTAGACACTGAGATCCTAGTAGTATATAgaataaaaagggagaaagacgtgcATGGGCCACAAAGCACAGCTGTTCAATTATTGATGAGAGAGCTACAGCTACTACTTTAGTTAGCACACATCCATATGGTGGTGGTATTCCCCTGCAGCTGTTCAGTTTGCGACTGCGATGGTTGTTGCTCTCGCTCATATCTCGTCTATGTCGTCGTCGTCTCCTCGCTCTGCTCCATAACGGTCCCAAAAAgactaagagagcaatccattcTCTGCGCTAGCTGTTCAGTTTGCCCCCACACATGCATGCATTCTGCCGCCATTCTGGCTATAGTATAGCGTACTTATTGACTGCACGACTGCCGTTACGTTCATGGTTCCATTCTTGGCATTAATTATGCAAGCAAAAATGCGTGTATCACTACAGGAaaacgcctctttgccgactgcttgccccggtcggcaaaggcataaacccagtcggcaaaggctttgccgaccgcaaagccacgtggcagtcggcaaagagcagtcggcaaagcctgggtcggcaaaggcggatttgccgactgccacgtggcacacagtcggcaaatcctttgccaactgccacgccagcagtcggcatagccacgtggcgccgtcagccctgacggcaggctttgccgactgccgtttcctcggcagtcggcaaataatttttttttcaaaaattgtttgccgactggccgccagctcggcagtcggcaaagaaagaaaatttttttttttgaaatgttctttgccgactgctttcggagttgcagtcggcaaaggtttgacctctttgccgactgcctcccattgcagtcggcaaagactctgtcctggggttttttttgcccagctttgccgactgtaaacagtcggcaaagctggaattttttttttcttttgttttctgttttctcgcatcaaaaccctgcaaaatcacaaattataatccaatttcaccagaagcaccgatagcaccatttatatcacaatttcatcacatttgtcgccaacatcaccacatatatcacaataacgcacaacatcacatatatctcacatatatgtcacaataacaaccacacaagtgcattacaaccatcacatgaagtccaacacgtcgaacaccacaagtcgacgtccatcacacgaagttcaacataacaagtctaggtccataacgaagaaaagaaatacatgacaacaacttcgacgatacggtggatacatgataacagaatcgacaagtacctagctcgtcgcgccgtccccggtctcgtcgtccgctccacccccagagcccccagggtttgcccacggaaacccccttggaccaaattgaggcgcctgcgcgtactgccaccctccgcgcaccggcggccacgagtacgtcggaggagggccacgcggaggtggatacggtggatagggtgcaggtggtggatacgacatcatctgatggccgggacctccaggagacgggttcgaacccgtcgactgtacctgcacaagttaaacgccaagtgatgtcattagtatctgcagcatggacgcacaagttaaagcaagagtcaatatactcaccggggtccctccaggagcgacaagagcaggcacaggaaaaaactctgaaggaggaggcggtggagcgaacattggaagaggaggcggtgtagacgccccgggcgtctgcatggactggaagaagctggccatgttctgcatctgagtgttgtagtgctgctgcaggctttgctggtaagccatctgttgcgccatcatctgcgcgtgcaacgtggcgatcctctcctccatcttggcctccatctgggcctgcaatattacatccgcagtgttgattgtatgtacaggtgcgaaacgagtgaacgacgaacgaaacggcacttacctgtgacgctgactgccgccggggcgctacggggatgtcgctggagctcgtgggcgtggatcgaacctgggtcagcgtaggaacctgggacgggtcgagggcgctgtgggccatgtagtagcggccgtgctgcttccctggtcccaacctctgcaggaggtctgtgtccaggggctcggCGGTGGGGTCGAACGTCTCCCCGTAGCGCTGACGAGCCGCGACGGTGTACTCGGTGGCCTTCTCGTAGGCGGTGGGGTTGGTGTACGcatcgggcccgtcctccgggttgtagacgttgttcggatccgtcgccttgcccttgtgagagaggaggtacgcggtgtactcgttgatttcctgcccaccgtgcgtctgcgtctgcattgaaaacacaaacatggttacaagtaTTGACAATTGAGCGCAAGGATTAAGACATGAACGGATGCATACCCATCTTGTCGCGAACTGGGGGAGGGGCTGATTCCCTTGGTGGTGTGACACCCCTCGCATCTGCGCGCGGCGGCCCTGACGGTCGGCGCGCCTCGCGTACGCCTCATCCGTGCGCCACATGCGCACAATCTCCGTCCAGCATTCCCTGTGGTTGTCGCACCACGACGGACACACCTGTatgacatcaagtatttgacatgaGAGAAGATTAGTGTAATGTTTCACTGAAGGAATCTGAACGAATGTTGTCATACTTAATTACCTGCTCGTATTGCGCTTGGGTGAGGTCGGCCTCCCTCGAGTTCATTCTCTGGCGGATTTGGGGCTTCTTGATGTTCTCTCCAAGCACGTTGGCGTGGAAGTCGCGGATGGCCTGTATGCGCGCCTCATGGTACAGGTCCTTGAGACGATCTTTGCAGACCGCCTCCTGCACTCGCGCCGCCTGGGCTGCTTTACCCTCCTCgcacgtgaagaagtcctgcacacagacacATCATGTAGCATTTCCTTTTTGCAAGAAGTCCGACGAATGCGTACTATTTAGCAATGCGGTGCGATGAAAGACTCACCCAAAACTCCCTCTTTATCTTTGCCGCGATGGTCTCGCCACCCTCCTCGACGAGGTAGAAGTGGGACCACTTGGTGGGCACCTTCATCTCGCCGTTGACGTTGACAAGGCCAGGGTAGTACTCCTTAATCAGGAGGCCCTGGATGCCATTGATATGGCGTTCTTAGGTTCAAACATGacgccgggggggagattgagggggatcacaaACACGGGCCAgcaagtgtacggggccgccatcattccaaacgggttgaacccatctgttgccagcgctacgcgtacattccgagcctccatAGCCTTGACAGGATTCATGTTATCGAAGTGCTTCCATGCATCACCGTCCgccgggtgtaccatcttgtcaggatggtatcttttgccattcttgtgccacgtcatctgtttcgcggactcctccgtCATATACAGCCGTTGCAGCCTCGGTACGAAAGGAAGGTGCCGTACGACCTTCTCGGGGACCTTTGACTGTTTCATGCTGCCATCAGAGCCTTCTACCAACACGAACCTAGAGGCATCGCACTTCGGACAGGTTTTTGCTTCCTCGAGGTCTCCCCTGaacaggacgcaccccttcggacaagcatggatcccctcatacggcatcttaagtgcacgaaggagcttCTGTGTAGCGTAGGTGTTCGTCGGCAGGACATGATCTGCCGGAAGCAGTCCCCCAACAATGCTCAACACGAGATCGAAGCCGTTTCGACTAATGCCCAGCTGCGACTTCAACCCTATCAGGCGTGAGACGGCATCCAGTtgcgtaagctttgtcttctcgtgaaggggcttctgtgccgactccatcatgtcgtagaaggcCTTCGCGGTTTCCTCCGGATCTTCCTCCACATCCATTCCTTCGCCAAACCGTGCTTCGTGGAAGTCTGCCATCATGTCTGCCATCCCGGCATCGCCATCATACTCCTCGAGGACGGGTCGCACCACCTCGTCCCTAATAGGATGGTATTCACCATGGTGGCGCCAACGGGTATAGTTTGGAACGAACCCGTGCTTGAACAGATCTCTCAACACCTGAGcctttactttcttcttcttgttcctgcactcgctgcagggacacggcatccgaatcgaccctttagcagctgggccaaatgcatgctccaggaacTCAGTCGTCCCCCTGATCCATTCGTGGCTCTTACTTGCGAAgcccgagtacatccactcacggtcacccATGCTCTGTCATGCGgcaatgttaacatgtgataaaaCCAGCAAGTGCATCTACAACGCGCTCCTACCATCTAACCTCGTCtgcgcatcctcgggctgtccaaataacgtggacaatccgaaacggatacggttatacatatgcgaagaacgcatacttccaaccgtatccgtttcggatgggagacgcctaactgggtaacGCGACCTACGActacatgtggagatgtccaggttttagccacacatcctatactagcatagcggttaagtctctgaactctgtagcccgagactcgagctcgaacccgagggctggcataatttttttttaattttttatatatcactgccagtttcaaaataaaccgacagcgataaccagcatcactatcggtttcttctcatcaatgccggttttttgaaatcgacagtgatgtttatatatattaaaaaattcttttatatactaaataaatagaagcatatgtattcctatgtcgaaatagcttgaattttttttggcaagcttgtacacccaaattaagaccccacataggatcttaggtttttttgactagtttttttatttattatatttttctgtgtgccgaatgagacaaaagagggtgaatttcatcttggacccaatagattttttcatccacctccacaaaattcttatccctagggcaaaTTAGAtcatatgtaaaagtttggcaccatttcagatctttttgtgggtagactcggttcaacctataattaatcagtGTCGTCGCactgaaattcaattaaacctcagaaagtaccaaaccatctccgaaaaatcaaaaacttggtgtttccttcacacggggcacgtggaagcctaagaaaaagtttgagaccaatacgacaccggaatgcgtatgaaccacagaaaccttgataacctatgtgtatagtcatggttcgataaaaGGGCATacgtacctctatgaagcatgtatactccgcctatgtcgaaatggcttgaatttttttggcaagtatgtacacccaaattaagaccccacacaggatctgaggtttttctgatcatttttttatttattatattttctctatgccgaatgagacaaaagagggtgaatttcatcttggacccaatagattttttcatccacctccacaaaattcttatccctagggcatattagagcatgtgtaaaagtttagcaccatttcggatcttttcgtgggtagactcagttcaacctataattaaacggtgtcatcacatggaaattcaattaaacctcaaaaagtagcaaaccatctccaaaaaatcccaaactaggtgtttccttcacacgtggcacgtgcaagcctaagaaaagtttgagatgaatacgacaccggaatgtatatttctagttgcccagcaaatgttacacgaattacatgcatgacaataattaaacacacaaagccgtataaattaaaattagaacccaattaaagtatgaccttgaaaacctagctaaataaacattaattactatcggaatcactgtcgggttcgatcgggccacgcacactaacatgcctctatagccatatatggtaattgatgtcatagattatgtatccgcttgtatcgatgaagtccaatgcccgtaagGATGCACTCTcttgtgcctcacaataccgaaagaatggtcggccaaaGATATAACCTACTGAacaaccactgcccctgttagtaatccttatacagtactggcgtccttctatagtgaactggtcgaggttaccattgcagaagttccaatcgtacccgagttgctccgtagcttggtctagatcggcccacaagccacatgcagcataggtaaggtcctagagcgcaatctacatgtggagaaaaagaaaaaaaaattagagaatgctattacaataataaacaacaaataaccacgactcaggtataaatgaccattttaccacatccacacgtttgtagctcgcaaaccattcgcttggttgcaggacggggatatcaccagcatttaaaagcaagtgccttgaagtgcgagaaattaggtacatcatagcaaacacgtcgaagtgcctctaaatagatacgcacggcactgaattgggtgcttatcatgtccgggctctgtCTTCTCGTCTCATGGATATGGTTTTGAttatttgcacccctcaaagggatggaaaaactgagttcacacgtccatagccaaccacttgcattagatgtcgtgttctcgatgatgtccgagataaagaaccagctaagtgctgttcgcagccaatctattggggatatagtccgcgacatatatgcatgcaacaatgatattaaactaattacacttatttgttagtataaaaaaacaaaagatggaaaatatttcatacaatagctggaacagtgaaccgtggaatggccacattagaagcgaatggctcatcgccagggtggaaacctggttcttgtggtgggggaggtccgttgttcataccacatgatcgataaaatgccaaaaaaatatgaacataaaatatacgcacaaaaaattcttccaagtaaaatgtggcaacataattaaatatagatcaaatgcaaggaataagaatatatataaatgtagaatgcaaagaaacatgaatataaatatggatcaaatgaatatagatagaatattggagaagacaacatatcaataccattgaaaaatgcaggagccatgaccaaatcacatagagagagtggatttcttgagaagtgagagtgaaacgtgagaaatgagactgtaagagttcgtgggtgggtgggatcgatgtatgtggatggtggtttgttttatatagggggcaagGACATCACTGTaggtttttaagtagaaccgacagtgaaagttaatatcaccgccggtttttaaatagaaccgatagtgaaagttaatatcactgtcggtttgtaagtagaaccgacaatgaaggtgcatatatgtaaaggatatatttatttagatagtacagtgagaaagttttaacaacaacgatatatttatttagatagtaatgaaatacataaaaaacaaaaatattagaaataaattacatatacgataacaaagaccttacactaaaattccatatacgataacaaagacctatttgtgtataggttaatgttacaatcaatgtgtatcaacacattataatgtaaccacctcagtagcattcttctagcaccaagtAGGGTCAAatagcagcaccgaggtggtctacgagctatatcgGTTGGAGATggcaaggtggcatcgatgaatccgccttgtctgtacatggcctttttccagatgcgcaccatagcggatggctctgtgaacttCATGGCATCTCGAATctttggcgttgctctatcttcagtagcattcttctagtacctcttgtgtacaccattttggtggactacgacgcataacgatatctgtggtttgttgtgagaggaaaacattgtatcatggttgATAAGGCCTAGCTGAAACTAACTAGcacctggccgagggccattttataggggctagcagtcatggtacatttttatttctgaactaaagttgttgggtaagtgggagcagtgttccaactattgtggtcagtgggagcactgttggcatgtgaggagcatctacacatcactgtcttaactgttggcatgtgaggagcatgtTACCAAAACCGCTGTGAAGGGCCCTACCGCCATCGCagccagttaggggttaagtactataacttttcccttccttttGAATTCCTCTGACtgcctcaacggttaagactccgtaacttagcccccgagacccatgttcgagtcccaggcggcccaaaatttttgtttcaattttataaattactttgggaaattgttcatcactgccgattctaataataaaccgacagtgatgaggaaccatcactactgggccattcctcaaaccggcagtgatgggggtgtaccagttaggggttaagtagtataactttttcATTTCTTTTGAATTCCTCCGACTGCCTCAACGGTTACGTCtctgcaacttagcccccgagacccgtgttcgagtcctaggcggcccaaattttttgtttcaacttTATAAATTACTTTGGGAAAttgttcatcactgccggttctaataataaaccgacagtgatgaggaaccatcactgttgggccattcctcaaaccggcagtgatgggggtgtaCTAGTTAagggttaagtagtataacttttcccttcctttcgaattcctctgactgcctcaacggttaagactccgcaactttgccctcgagacccgtgttcgagtctcaggtggcccaaatttttgtttcaattttataaattattaaatgaattttctctatgcaccttctttctccgtgGCCTTCTTAGCGTTCCTCTTCATCTCGGCCCGATCTGGAGACTGGAGCAGTACacgcatcaagtaaatggatcactcaacagtcaacacacaagccatAGGCACTCCCAATCACATCTccaggagcacatacatcaaggatcaatgaaggttggaggaggaatggagctactacccctttgctcaatgccgactgtgggctaggctccttcgagtattgcgagcagggactaTAAACTGGTTGGGGACTAGTGGCGCCgaggagctgtggatccctcactactagtagtagcttgaAAGAGAATGGCtgccccaatgtccttctatcggaagtctagacatatgtatttatatttatatttagccgGTGTTTAAATtgagagagtaaagtttagaaatgttacgtccggtgtctaatcgagtgtttgaatagtaataaggtcagtcttaatggtagttttaaataactttcattctcattaattgctatgatacgtcGGCATATTTGTTGAGTTGAcagagtattaacgaggaggagagaggagatgagagtttcatcaggatcaaacatccttcatggttatgtgcataatgattacatagttaacaataatctaactatctttacgtgcatcaacaatgagggcctcattgtgatcaagcagGACATAAGCAGGTTCATCACCGTCTTGAAGGATAGggaggggtacgttcgccccgaatggaggcatttcctgatagcccctgtagtcttcttcatccgtcactccatcgacaccgacaatcttcctttttccttctaggactacttttagccttccttttgtcttgttgtcccatGCATAGAaaacttgcataacatctcttgcaaggacgaaggggtcgtctctgtatgcggtcttagtgagatcaacggtagtgaacccttcgctgtcagtgttgatttcctcgagctgaACCCACTAGCagcaaaaaagagctgccttcaacggaccataggctagctcccatatctcctctatgaaaccatagtatgtcgcctgcacgttgccattttcgtcgtgagcatcaaaatgaacaccac is part of the Miscanthus floridulus cultivar M001 chromosome 9, ASM1932011v1, whole genome shotgun sequence genome and encodes:
- the LOC136479935 gene encoding uncharacterized protein, with amino-acid sequence MGDREWMYSGFASKSHEWIRGTTEFLEHAFGPAAKGSIRMPCPCSECRNKKKKVKAQVLRDLFKHGFVPNYTRWRHHGEYHPIRDEVVRPVLEEYDGDAGMADMMADFHEARFGEGMDVEEDPEETAKAFYDMMESAQKPLHEKTKLTQLDAVSRLIGLKSQLGISRNGFDLVLSIVGGLLPADHVLPTNTYATQKLLRALKMPYEGIHACPKGCVLFRGDLEEAKTCPKCDASRFVLVEGSDGSMKQSKVPEKVVRHLPFVPRLQRLYMTEESAKQMTWHKNGKRYHPDKMVHPADGDAWKHFDNMNPVKAMEARNGLLIKEYYPGLVNVNGEMKVPTKWSHFYLVEEGGETIAAKIKREFWDFFTCEEGKAAQAARVQEAVCKDRLKDLYHEARIQAIRDFHANVLGENIKKPQIRQRMNSREADLTQAQYEQVCPSWCDNHRECWTEIVRMWRTDEAYARRADRQGRRAQMRGVSHHQGNQPLPQFATRWTQTHGGQEINEYTAYLLSHKGKATDPNNVYNPEDGPDAYTNPTAYEKATEYTVAARQRYGETFDPTAEPLDTDLLQRLGPGKQHGRYYMAHSALDPSQVPTLTQVRSTPTSSSDIPVAPRRQSASQAQMEAKMEERIATLHAQMMAQQMAYQQSLQQHYNTQMQNMASFFQSMQTPGASTPPPLPMFAPPPPPSEFFPVPALVAPGGTPVQSTGSNPSPGGPGHQMMSYPPPAPYPPYPPPRGPPPTYSWPPVRGGWQYAQAPQFGPRGFPWANPGGSGGGADDETGDGATS